The Oscillatoria acuminata PCC 6304 genomic interval TTAAGGAAAAATCCTCAATCGTGGGAGTTTCAAAAAAGTGCATTAACGGCACATCAACTTCAAAAGATTGACGGACCCGTGACATGACTTGAGTGGCTAATAAAGAATGTCCCCCCAAATCGAAAAAGAAATTATCTCGAATTCCCACGCGATCGCAATTCAAAACCTCGCGCCAAATTTGAGCCAATTGTTCCTCAGTCGCCGTCCGAGGGGGCATAAAAGTATTCCCAGGTTCCAGATGTTCGGGGGTGGGTAATCCCCGGCGATCGACCTTGCCATTGGGGGTTAAGGGTAGCGCCTCTAGGACCATCACTGACACAGGCACCATATAAGGCGGCAGTTTCTCACTCAGATACTGGCGCAGTTCCTCCGCTAGTTCCGGAGTAGGCGCATCTTCGGGAACCACATAGGCGACTAATTGCTTGTGATCAGCTTGATCGCCAACCGCCACAACCACCGATGCGCGCACCGCAGGATGTTGCATCACCGTCGCTTCGATTTCCCCGGGTTCGATGCGATGTCCGCGAATCTTCACCTGGAAGTCTACACGGCTCAAAAATTCGATATTGCCATCGGGTAAATAGCGCCCCATATCTCCTGTGCGATACAGTTGTTCGCCGGTTCGAGGATGAGTAATGAAATTTTCCCGGGTCTTTGCTTCATTGCGCCAGTACCCTTGGGCAAGTCCAACCCCGGCACAATACATTTGACCCGGAACCCAAACCGGGCGGTCTTCTAAAGCGTCATTTAAGATGTAATACCGATTATTGGCGATGGGTTTGCCGTAGGGAATACTTTTTTGGTGGGGAGAAATCACCTTTACTGGATAATAGATGTTCCATAGGGTTGTCTCAGTAGGTCCACCAACACTGACTAATTGCACATTCGGGGCAGTTGCTTTCAGACGACTGGGAAGGGAGACGGGTATCCAATCTCCCCCCAAAAAAGCTAAACGCAAATGAGGGAATGTAAGGTGAAGATCAGGCGTGAGATATTCGAGTAACATTTCCATCATTGCCGGGACGGAATTCCAGAGTGTCACCTGTTCCTGTTGCAGCAACTGTGTCCAATGGGCCGGATCTCGCCGCGCTGCTGCATCGGGAATCACCAGAGTACCTCCGGCAGCTAGAATGCCGAAGATATCGAAGACAGACATATCGTGATGTAGGGCGGTTAAGGCGATCGCCCGGTCGGAGGCGGTAATCTCAAAGCGCTGGTTTGTCGCAATGACCGTATTTACAACGGACCGATGGGCGATTGCCACCCCTTTCGGTAAGCCTGTAGACCCAGAGGTATAAATCACATAAGCTAAGTCATCCCCTGTATTCACCGAGGGTAAGGGTGCAGAATTGGCACTGGATAACTCTTGTCCATCCACACAAATCGGCTGAATTCCCGCAGGTAACACCCGAGTCCCCAGGAGTTTAGACTGAGTGAGTACCTGCTGCACTCCCCCATCCTGTAACAGATAGTCGAGGCGTTCTTGGGGTAATTCCGGGTCGAGGGGTAAATAAGCCGCCCCTGCCGCTAGAATGCCCAATACAGCGACGATTTGCTCCCATCCCTTTTCCATGAATACCGCGACTAGGGTATTGGGACGCGCCCCTAACTCCCGCAAGCGATATCCCAAATGTTGCGATCGCTCATAGACTTCCCTGTAAGTGAGAGTACAATCGGAGGTGGTGATAGCCACTTGTTCCGGCGCTTCCTGGAGGCGATCGCAAAACAACTGATACAGGGTTGTATCAGGCATGGGGGCATCGGTGGCGTTGATGGCAGCGCGTTGCTGGAGTTGTTCTTCGGGAACCAGCGACTGGCCAATTTCCTGCCAGCCTCCCTCTCCCTCAGCGAGGCGACTGAGTAGCTGGCTATAGGCTTGAAACATCGCTTCTACCACCCCAGGGGCGAACCGATTCTCTACTGCGTCAAAGTTAAAAATTAATGCGCCGTTGCTCTCACGATACATAAAATCGAGCCAGACTTGCGGGGTTTGAGCCAGACTGTAGGCGATCGCCCCCAAGTCCACCGGGGCATCAACGGGGGTAGTTTCCTTCCCGTTCACATCTTGGGGAGAACTGGTAAACACAATCGGCATGGTGACCCCGAGGGTATTCCCTTGATACCTTGCCAGTTCTCGTAGGACCCGCACCCCACTCACATATTGATGTTCCAAATCTTGCCAGAGTTGCTGTTGTAGGCGCTTTGCTCTCACTTCAAAGGAGTTGGGTTCGGAAAAATCCACCTCCAACAGGGTAAAGGAGGCAAATTCACCGATCAGGTGATTGACTTGGGGATGGAGAGGAAAGCGATCGAACCGGGGCACATTAATCGTAAATCGGGGATTTTTGCTCCAGGTGGCCAAAACTTCCGCATAGGCAGCTAGTAACAATCCGGCAGGGGTAACATTTGCTCGTGCCGCCCGGGTTTTGAGTTTTTGCCAAATCTCTGCATCTAATGTGGACCGACGGCGCACAAACTGGGAGCCCTGGGGCGCTGCGCCAGTGTTGGCAAGGGGGAGTTCTGGGGCCGGGGGTAAAGTGGGGATACGTTGTTGCCAATAAGTCAGAGATTTCTGATAAATCTCCGAAGTTTGCAGGTCTAGCAATCCTTGCACATAATCTCGGAATGACAGGTCTAGGGGAGGGAGTGTACAGTCCGGGTCTTGGTAGAGTTGGATCAGTTCTTTGGATAAGATTTGGTAACTGCGGGCATCGAAGAATATACCGTCGATACTGATATGAAGACGATAGTGGCGATCGCCTAGGTGGGAGGCGCAAATTTCGTATAAGGGCCAGCGGTCCGAGGGAATGACTTGATGAGAGAGGCGATCGCGCACCGCTTGCAATTCAGCCGCAATCACCTCCTCAGATTTGCCCCGTAAATCCCCGACTTTAATCTCGTAAGGGGGCAGATTTTCTAAGATTTGTTGTTGACCATCCGGCAGTACAATGGCCTTGAGCATATCATGACGCTCAATCAACCGTTGCCATGCCCGATTAAAGCGGTCTAAATCTAAATTTTGGCTCTCGGTTTCAAAATAAGTATGAATCGACACATTGCCCGATTCAAAAAAGCTATTTCTGCCAATCCAATAGGCTTGCTGCATATCCGTCAACGGAAAAGGCAGATGCCGCATTTCCGGATTTTGGGCAATTTGAGGCAGGGAATACACAGCCTCTCGTTCCTGATTTTTTGATTTATTAACCGCAGCCAATTGACCGCGCAACCGCTGGGATAATAAGGCTTGTTTCGCGGCAGAGAGTTGAGAGCGTTTTTCGGCGTTGATGGGTTCAGACATGAATTTGAGTTTACGAATAAAACAGGACAACTTTCGCAGGGACAAGGCAATGCCTTGCCCTTCTGCGCTTTAGGCTTGAAGCAGCAATCGTTCCGCTTCCTCTTCGCTTAACCCTTCCATTTCGGCAATCAATTCTTCTTCAATGGCTACCGCTAACTCAGCAATGGTGGCGGTTTCCATTAACCGCCG includes:
- a CDS encoding non-ribosomal peptide synthetase, which produces MSEPINAEKRSQLSAAKQALLSQRLRGQLAAVNKSKNQEREAVYSLPQIAQNPEMRHLPFPLTDMQQAYWIGRNSFFESGNVSIHTYFETESQNLDLDRFNRAWQRLIERHDMLKAIVLPDGQQQILENLPPYEIKVGDLRGKSEEVIAAELQAVRDRLSHQVIPSDRWPLYEICASHLGDRHYRLHISIDGIFFDARSYQILSKELIQLYQDPDCTLPPLDLSFRDYVQGLLDLQTSEIYQKSLTYWQQRIPTLPPAPELPLANTGAAPQGSQFVRRRSTLDAEIWQKLKTRAARANVTPAGLLLAAYAEVLATWSKNPRFTINVPRFDRFPLHPQVNHLIGEFASFTLLEVDFSEPNSFEVRAKRLQQQLWQDLEHQYVSGVRVLRELARYQGNTLGVTMPIVFTSSPQDVNGKETTPVDAPVDLGAIAYSLAQTPQVWLDFMYRESNGALIFNFDAVENRFAPGVVEAMFQAYSQLLSRLAEGEGGWQEIGQSLVPEEQLQQRAAINATDAPMPDTTLYQLFCDRLQEAPEQVAITTSDCTLTYREVYERSQHLGYRLRELGARPNTLVAVFMEKGWEQIVAVLGILAAGAAYLPLDPELPQERLDYLLQDGGVQQVLTQSKLLGTRVLPAGIQPICVDGQELSSANSAPLPSVNTGDDLAYVIYTSGSTGLPKGVAIAHRSVVNTVIATNQRFEITASDRAIALTALHHDMSVFDIFGILAAGGTLVIPDAAARRDPAHWTQLLQQEQVTLWNSVPAMMEMLLEYLTPDLHLTFPHLRLAFLGGDWIPVSLPSRLKATAPNVQLVSVGGPTETTLWNIYYPVKVISPHQKSIPYGKPIANNRYYILNDALEDRPVWVPGQMYCAGVGLAQGYWRNEAKTRENFITHPRTGEQLYRTGDMGRYLPDGNIEFLSRVDFQVKIRGHRIEPGEIEATVMQHPAVRASVVVAVGDQADHKQLVAYVVPEDAPTPELAEELRQYLSEKLPPYMVPVSVMVLEALPLTPNGKVDRRGLPTPEHLEPGNTFMPPRTATEEQLAQIWREVLNCDRVGIRDNFFFDLGGHSLLATQVMSRVRQSFEVDVPLMHFFETPTIEDFSLIITQKLAEQADSDLLAQTLAELEQLSDDEVQSLLA